Proteins encoded together in one Telopea speciosissima isolate NSW1024214 ecotype Mountain lineage chromosome 4, Tspe_v1, whole genome shotgun sequence window:
- the LOC122659082 gene encoding uncharacterized protein LOC122659082 has protein sequence MAILPFCKQKWKYLLPIKREVDEALEEAETVADVVEKVAEGVEKVADKIEDEIAKGGKVSDAIRIVEEIAKQAAKDAEVAEEIIQKVEEVEHEVEKDIESVVEHELKKGIESIVPTNNKENVVSKENINKSKL, from the exons ATGGCAATTTTACCCTTCTGCAAGCAAAAATGGAAATATTTATTACCAATTAAAA GAGAGGTGGATGAGGCTCTAGAAGAGGCTGAAACAGTAGCAGATGTTGTGGAGAAGGTGGCAGAGGGAGTGGAGAAGGTAGCTGATAAGATTGAAGATGAGATTGCAAAAGGAGGAAAGGTTAGTGATGCAATCCGTATTGTTGAAGAAATAGCAAAACAAGCAGCTAAGGATGCAGAAGTAGCAGAAGAGATCATTCAAAAG GTGGAAGAGGTAGAGCATGAGGTGGAGAAAGACATAGAGTCAGTCGTAGAGCATGAGTTGAAGAAAGGCATAGAGTCAATTGTGCCTACCAACAATAAAGAGAATGTGgtttccaaagaaaacatcaacaaaagtaaATTGTGA
- the LOC122657899 gene encoding LOW QUALITY PROTEIN: RNA-binding protein CP33, chloroplastic (The sequence of the model RefSeq protein was modified relative to this genomic sequence to represent the inferred CDS: substituted 1 base at 1 genomic stop codon): MSMALRFLQLPSTLSAEQHFPTKLTLHRFCQIKLSSFLFFPTSLVSPVSDILPFTTETISRRRRRSSSSFVVFHISSSAIQGQPLSSTTITTEAGTDNETRTRLIAQNIPXTCTSNDIRNLFQKYGTVIDVELSMHDKTRNRGLAFITMGSPDEAITALTNLDNYEFEGRVIKVNYSRSLKKKPSVRPEPVVKHNVFVGNLSQKVRSRDLREFFSSGNYNLVTVEVIYKSNPRRPTGYGFVAFGSKEEAEAAVSAFNGKKLMDRPVRLSLSKRSLKEGSEVESSQAEETSTQVNGDGGGIPNTPEEI; this comes from the exons ATGAGTATGGCGCTTCGTTTTCTCCAGCTTCCATCGACGCTTTCGGCCGAACAACATTTTCCAACGAAGCTCACACTGCATAGATTTTGTCAGATCAAGTTGTCTTCgtttctcttcttccctacCTCCTTAGTCTCTCCTGTTTCAGACATTCTTCCTTTCACAACAGAAACcataagtagaagaagaagaagaagcagcagcagctttgTTGTCTTTCATATCTCCTCCTCTGCAATTCAAGGGCAGCCTTTGTCTTCTACTACCATAACGACTGAAGCAGGAACAGATAATGAAACCCGAACGAGATTGATTGCTCAGAACATACCCTGAACATGCACTTCCAATGATATCCGAAATCTATTCCAGAAATATGGAACTGTCATAGATGTCGAG CTCTCAATGCATGACAAGACCAGAAATAGAGGATTAGCTTTTATCACAATGGGCTCACCGGACGAAGCTATTACAGCTCTCACTAATCTCGACAATTAT GAATTTGAGGGACGAGTGATAAAAGTAAACTATTCAAGATCATTGAAGAAAAAACCTTCGGTGAGACCAGAGCCAGTGGTAAAGCATAATGTTTTTGTTGGGAATTTGTCCCAGAAAGTCAGGTCTAGAGATCTTAGAGAGTTCTTTAGTTCCGGAAACTATAATCTTGTCACCGTCGAGGTTATATATAAGAGTAATCCGAGACGGCCAACTGGTTATGGATTTGTTGCCTTCGGTTCCAAGGAAGAGGCAGAGGCTGCTGTTTCTGCATTTAATGGAAAG AAACTGATGGATAGACCGGTGCGTTTGAGCCTCAGCAAAAGAAGTTTGAAAGAAGGATCAGAAGTGGAATCTTCTCAGGCTGAAGAAACGTCAACCCAAGTGAATGGTGATGGAGGAGGGATACCAAACACACCTGAGGAAATATGA
- the LOC122659083 gene encoding uncharacterized protein LOC122659083, translated as MADFNEKHNSNGPQEKKINGFKQWSLFSQSSIPRGFHDHDWIQKFCVAEEEEKEMVKGLMQNCDLPPPLKLFPMGQSSLQHDEKLALLKALKLSQIRAREAEKKAILLAEERDRLTNKLQEESLRLFAHRQWVRLLDLEVVLLRSQKQQFQQQQLCHGGCYYTQKRRKVEARKEDDMGGWKPWFMALALFLGFASLGMLFGYRNFYCLFW; from the coding sequence ATGGCAGATTTCAATGAGAAACACAACTCAAACGGTCCTCAAGAGAAAAAGATTAATGGGTTCAAGCAATGGAGTTTGTTTTCACAATCATCTATCCCCAGAGGCTTCCATGATCACGATTGGATTCAAAAGTTTTGTGTggcagaagaagaggagaaagagatggtTAAGGGTCTAATGCAGAACTGTGATCTCCCTCCGCCACTCAAGCTCTTCCCTATGGGCCAAAGCTCCCTCCAACATGATGAGAAGCTAGCCCTATTGAAAGCGTTGAAGCTATCCCAAATAAGGGCCAGGGAAGCAGAAAAGAAAGCCATTCTACTGGCTGAGGAGAGGGACCGTTTGACTAATAAACTTCAGGAGGAGTCTCTGAGATTATTCGCTCATAGACAGTGGGTGAGACTGCTTGACCTTGAAGTGGTCTTGTTGCGATCGCAGAAGCAACAGTTTCAACAACAGCAATTATGTCATGGAGGATGCTATTACAcacagaaaagaaggaaagtagAGGCCAGGAAAGAAGACGATATGGGTGGATGGAAACCATGGTTCATGGCTTTGGCCCTGTTTTTGGGATTTGCTAGTCTTGGCATGCTTTTTGGCTACAgaaatttttattgtttattttggtag